A segment of the Coffea arabica cultivar ET-39 chromosome 8c, Coffea Arabica ET-39 HiFi, whole genome shotgun sequence genome:
ACCACCTAAAAATGCAATAAAGTTGCATAAGATAAACGCGTTGTGGACAGTAAAAAGAAAGGGGTCCTAAATCCTGTAGGGTAAGGTTCATAAGCAATTACCTGATGTAAGCATGACAAGAGGTATGCTCCTCTCACGAGCAAAACTAAACACCTTTTCATCCCTTGTGGCAATTCCCTCCGGGCTGATCTGCAAAGACATGCATTTGATAGTTAACATTCATGAAATCTTCATCAGCAGCGTTACGTTTGCTTTCTGTCTTCTTTTGCTTTGACACACACATGACAAAAGGAAAGCGAATTTGACAGTGTCCCAGTTAGATTTTAATAATTTCCCAGACAGATATATGACAACCAAAGAACCAAACCAAAAGAAATACCTTCAACCTGCCCAGAGGATCTCCGTCCAGAATATCAGTGCCAGCATTGTACACAATCAACTCGGGACTAAAATTCCGTGAAGCAACCTAGAAAGTACCAAATAAGGCACTATTTATATCAACAGATGAACAATCGACACGACTAATTTGATATCAAAACCATAAAACTTCAATGCAGATGGTAAAATTTacaatatgtaataatgtagCTAGAAATGCAATATATCAAGCCACCAAATTACAGCTGGACCAAGAACAACAATGTTGCTAGTCCAGAAGCAAGTCATCAATGAGCATTTTACTGAATAAGGGAAAAATAGAACATTACATGCAACTTATAGATGAAAACCCATGTTGCAGAGATGAACTCCCCTAACTTTTCCACCAAAATGTAACTATATGTGAAAAGCGAATCATAAAGATTAACATCAAGGACTACAagaaacaaattcaaatcagCTGGTGTGCCTAAATATAATTCTTGAAGAAAATTCAGGCGAAGTTGGACATCAAGGTAAATGGCCTTGGCCTTCGTATCAACTTCAGCAAGAACTtgccatctctctctctctctctctctctctctctctctctctctgtagtTGCACATAAAAGGATTGTACTCCACCAACATATGAGAACCAATTTGAAAGATGGAGGGAACAATAATTCATATAAACCCCCTTTAGAAATGCTGCCACCAATAATGCTTGTTGGCAACACTTGTGAACGCATTTAGCAGAACAGAACGTCGATTTTTACTTTTGCAGAAGCATTCAGGAAATAAGAAAATACATTATGCATATGTCAAACTGCATGCAGCCATGCAGGTCATCTTTCTCAAGGAGAATTTCAGTatctgcttttctttttccattaaaGACTTGAAACTGTAATATTGGAGTTCATATCTGTacttaaagaaaaggaaaggaactTGAGAAGATTTTCTACAACTCAATGGACAAAAAATACAAGATTGGAAATGACAGATTTATATACCTCAAGAGCTTCATCTAGTTTTGACAAGTAATCGCTTGTTAATGTCCCAGTCtgtttaaaaaatgtaaaaggaTGTCATCCAACTTGAAAACTTGAAAGAATCCAAATCAACAAACCTCAGCTAATAAAATCTCATTCTGACCGGCACTTcaattttctgatcaatataCCTCCTGGCTTCATAGTCCTACACAACAATGAAGAGAAAATTAATGGCTCAGACAGAATGCCCATCATGACACAAGTATCTCTTTTGTGTCGTTCTGATATCACCACTTGGTGGATGtaaatttgaacaaaaaaaataggaaaaaaaaggaataggTGAGAGGAAAATCCCAAACAAAATACCAATTGTATATAAACCAGCAAATGTGATTGCTATAAATACAAACGAGATTGAGAAGATGACTTACAAAGGGATAAATATGAGGGTTGTACATATCAAGAATATAAACTCTTCCTGCCAGTATGACAGAAGACCAATCAATATCATGAAAGCAAAACGAGGCCAGGAGTTAGGTTCAAGGTCATACTGTCActagaaaagtccaattcatgCCCATTTCCTTGGTGTGCATCAAGATCAATAATCATCACCCTGTTGATTGTTACAATTAATGAGCAAGGGAAGCATCTGACCATGAAGAGCCTGCCCATTGCTAAATCCATAAAAAAAGCATCTGATGTATGCATATTACCTTGAAATATTTAGACGGGCAAAGGCAAAATGTATGCAAAGAGAAATGTCTGCATAAGCACAAAATCCACCTCCTTTAGCAGCCGAACAATGATGGAACCCACCCCCAACATTGATAGCCCATCCACGTTCTTTAGCAAGCTTTGCAGCCAATATAGTTCCTCCAACCTAGAGTTACATTTAGCATTAACTTTTAgaaccaaaacaagaagaaaatgaagcgACATAGTTAATCTCACCTGCTTGCGAAAAGGAGAAAGAACTTTCTGCTGCACAACACAATTGGGCAATACAGCAACAGGGGGGACCTAACGCCATACATCAAATGATCAAGTGATCAGAACCTAAAGGGTTATCCATAAATTTGATTACCATAGCTATCATTTGCCAGAAAAGTACATTAGAAATCACATAACAAATAACGACAGCATGGCA
Coding sequences within it:
- the LOC113705304 gene encoding histone deacetylase 2-like, with product MSSTTAGSFSSTSTAAAKNDEAETLRRNRILSSKLYFDVPPSKVPLIYSPSYDIAFLGIEKLHPFDSSKWGRICQFLIVAGLLEKKRIVEPLESTKDDLLVVHPESYLNSLKSSSNVAIIVEVPPVAVLPNCVVQQKVLSPFRKQVGGTILAAKLAKERGWAINVGGGFHHCSAAKGGGFCAYADISLCIHFAFARLNISRVMIIDLDAHQGNGHELDFSSDRRVYILDMYNPHIYPFDYEARRYIDQKIEVPTGTLTSDYLSKLDEALEVASRNFSPELIVYNAGTDILDGDPLGRLKISPEGIATRDEKVFSFARERSIPLVMLTSGGYMKSSARVIADSIINLSKKSLIDLQSSPGKI